From Deltaproteobacteria bacterium:
AGGGTGTTCACGGCTTTTTTTACCCCAGGCAAAAAATTTGCACCTTTATCTTTGAGAGCTTTAAGTTCAGGAATGTGTAAAGGGGTGCCGATGATGAGCTCCGCCGCTTCGATGTCCCCGTCTATCCGCCGGAACAGAGGGTCGAGGCTGATGCCACCATGGTCGTCCTGCATAAAACAATATAGGAATCGGGGAGCGGGGTCGTCAGTCCAGCGCAAGACAATAACTTCTGGGGAAAAATCCGTTAAGTAGCGGGAATGATTGCCGCCGACTCTTCTCAGGCTGCACAAACCTTCCAGTAATTGCCGGAGCCTCTCTTTCTTTTCCTTGGCGGTAAGTTTGTCTTCTTTATCCTGGAAACCCATCCGGCCCAAGAATGCCGGAGTCAGGGCAAAGCCATACTGATAGCGGGTATCATGGACTTCCACCGCATAGGGAATGGGATTCTTGTGGGTGACGCCGGGATTGCTGCCCGGGGAAGCGAAGTTTTGCATTATTTCCCCCCGCCAGGGGGTGGTGGAGATGGCTCGGGTTATTTCCAGAAGGCCCCGGCGGCTCAGGGTCTCTTCCCTGGCATGCATGTAGCCCAGGGCATCGTCATCAAGGTATTT
This genomic window contains:
- the cas7i gene encoding type I-B CRISPR-associated protein Cas7/Cst2/DevR; this encodes MSKHLFGMILTHQGTYANNRGETEGTATTLQKVLRNGDLYTTVSAEAIRYALREGWQAKNYQVNRCLKNHRECDFRDREFKEWHKYLDDDALGYMHAREETLSRRGLLEITRAISTTPWRGEIMQNFASPGSNPGVTHKNPIPYAVEVHDTRYQYGFALTPAFLGRMGFQDKEDKLTAKEKKERLRQLLEGLCSLRRVGGNHSRYLTDFSPEVIVLRWTDDPAPRFLYCFMQDDHGGISLDPLFRRIDGDIEAAELIIGTPLHIPELKALKDKGANFLPGVKKAVNTLMGMVQDDDLAVPQSQG